The genome window GGCGGCACGGCGGTGTCCTGGCGGGCGGCGAGATTTTCCGGATTCTACCGGGATGAACCGGATTCGTTGAAACGGATGGTGAACGGCGGGGGAGCGCATGGCTGACCAGGCATCGGTATACGTGGCAATGAACTGGCTGGCGGTCTGCTGCTACGTGGCGGCGACCGTCCTCAATGCAAGCGGCATCATCTTCCGGAAGGCCGTGGTGGAGCGCCGCAGCTACTGGCCCCTGTGGCTGGGGCTGGCCCTGCATTCGGCCTCACTGGTCTACTGGTGGCGGGTTGTCGGTCACGGCCCCTACATGGCCCCCAGCGAGGTGCTGCTGTCGGACGCATGGATCGCCATGGTGCTGTTCCTGGGCTTCCAGCGGGCTTTCCCGCGCATCCGGCCGGCCAGCCTCATTGTCGTGCCGCTGGTGTTCCTGATGGTGGCGTTGGCCAATTTCTACAACCCCGGCATCCGCTCGCTGCCGCCCACCTTCAGCAGCATCTGGCTCGTACTGCACATCTCGTTCTACAAAATCGCCCTCGGCGCCCTGATCATCGCCCTGGCCTTTTCCATTTTCTACCTGCTCAAGGCCCGGCCCACCCCTCCGGACTGGCTCAAGCGCCTGCCGGACCTGGAGGATCTCGACCTCCACGCCTACCGCTTTGCCGGCTTCGGCTTCATCTTCTGGGCGATCGGCATGCTGGCCGGGTCCATCTGGGCCTACCGGTCGTGGGGGCGGTACTGGGGGTGGGATCCGGTGGAGACGTGGTCACTCATGACCTGGCTGATCTTCGGGACCTATCTGCACCTGCGTCGGTTTTTCCGCATGAGCGGCCGGATGGCGGCCTGGTTTTTCATCTTCGGTTTTGCCGTGGCCGTGGTCGCCCAGTTCGCCTCGTCCCACATGGGGACCTCCATCCATTCCGAGTATTTTCAGTAGGGGAGCAACGGTTGGCTGGGGGGCCGCCGCCGCGGGCATCCTCAGGCCGGCGAAGAGAGCTTGAGCCCGATGATGCCGGCGACGATCAGTGCAACACTGATCAATCGGGCCGGGTTGGCCGGTTCCCCGAACAGCACGATCCCCAGGAGCACGGTGCCAACGGCGCCCACCCCCACCCAGACGCTGTACGCCGTGCCCACCGGTAGCGTCCTCATGGCGATTTCCAGCAGCCAGAAACTGGCGACCATTGCCAGCACCGTCAGCACCGTCGGCCAGAGCCGGGTGAACCCCTCCGTGAATTTCAGCCCGATGGCCCAGCCCACCTCCAGCAGCCCAGCGAGAACAAGGATTACCCACGTCATGATGTCGTCCTTTCCGATTCGTGGGGTCGTCCCCGTGGATGTTCGGGCGGCGGGGCCGTCCCCGCCGCCGGTCAGTCAGTGCGTCGCCGATGTGGAGCAGAGATTGAGGACCAGCACGCCGGCAATGATCAGCAGAATGCCGAAGACCGCCGGCAGATCGAGCCGCTGCCCCATGAAAGCCCAGGCAACCACAGCGACCAGCGCCGTTCCCAGGCCGGACCAGATCGCATAGGCAATGCCGACCGGGATTGATTTCAGCGTGAGCGACAGGAAGTAGAAGGCAGAGGCATATCCCGCGACAACCACGCACGACGGCCAGAGCCTGGTGAACCCTTCGGCCGACTTGAGCGCGGATGTCCCGGCAACCTCACTGATGATCGCCACCAGCAGATACAGCCATTTGTGCATGGGGTCGAGACCTCTTTCTCATGGTTCAGGGAAGGACTGGCGGGGCCATGGCGGGCCTCCCGGAGTGCGCTAGTGCTTCCTGCGGCCACCTGCCATGTCGATAGAAATATGAGCCGCCGGCCCTCTCACGCTGAACACCTTGTAGCACACCCTCCGGCGTGCCGCAAGGCTCCGGTCCCCCGGCGGCGGGAAGGGCTTGTTGTGCTGCCTGTCACGGCTTTTTTCAGTGGGGGCGCGCGGTGAAGGAGTAGCGCCGGGCCACGGAGGCGGTGTTGTGGAGGGTGGCCAGGAGCGCGGGGTCGTTGCCGAGCCCCTGGGGTGCGACGCTGTCGCGCAGGATCTGGAGCGCACCCAGGAGCGGGGCGGCTTCGGTGCTGGCAGTCACGCGGTCGTCTTCGCCCAGGGCGGCGATCAGGTCGGCCAGTCCCTTGTACTCCCTGGCTTCGGCGAGGTTGCCAGCGGCCAGGGCGGCCAGGTGGTCGAAGTAGACGGGGGCGATGGCCGGTGCGCCCGTGACGATGGCCAACTGGGTCAGGAGGGCCCGGTAGGCGGTCTGTTCCCCCTCTCCGCCCACCAGGGTCTCGTGCTCGTGGAGCGGCAGGCTGGTGCGGATGAGGCGGTAGACGTTGACGAAGCGCAGCCCCCGGCGCGGGGTGGCGCCGGCATGGGGGGCCAGTTCGGCCATGAAGGCGGTTTCGTGGGAGGTGAGGGCCATGGTGCGGGCCTCGTGCTCGTGGAAGGACTCCTCGCCGGTGTCGGGCTGCAATGTCGCTTCGGGGAGCGGAGTTTCCACCGGTGCCGCGGTGGTGGTTGCTTCAGTCACGGCGGGCGTCTGCTCTGTCGATGGTTGGGGCGAAGACGCCGGCGGGGCGGCGTCCGGGGCCGGTTCGGGCGGCACGGCTGCCCGGTCGGCCTGGGCTGCGGACTCGGCCGCCACGATCCCCTTGATATAGTTCCGGCAGGCGTCGGCATCCATGGCGCGCACCCAGTAGGGGAGCTGGAAGATCTTTTCCAGGTAATCCTGGGACGAGGCGGCCCGTTCCCGGTCGGAGTTGTTGGGGGCGGTGCGCCGGTCGGCGGTGTCGTGCCGCGCCTCGCCGGCGGGAGCGCCGGCACGGACGGGGGCCGTGGCGCCGGTGCCGGGGATGATGACGGTTTCGGCCAGGAGCTCCGGGTAGACCTCCTTGAGGGAGCGGGAGACCCAGCGGGCATCCACGGCCACGACCACCACGAAGAGGGGGAAGCAGAGGAGCAGGTGGATGGCCTGGAGAACCTCCACGACCTTTTCGGGGGGGCAGCGGTCCAGGTCGTCGATGTAGAGGATGATCCGCTCGAACAGGCGCAGGGATCGACGTCGAAGGTGGTGGAGGCCCGGAGGCAGCGGTTTCCTCATCGGTCAGCACGTCGCCGGAGCGGGCGATGAGTTCTTCCACCCTGCGGACGTAGTCGAGCCGGGCGCGCTCGTATTCCTCGGCCAGCTCCCGGTCGTGCTCGGCGTCGGCCATGAGCTGGGCCAGTTGGCCGAAGTCCTTGCGGATGGTGGCGATGATCCCCAGGTGCTTGGCGTAGTCCCCGCTGACGACCTTGTCGCGGATAAAGGCATTGAGCCGCCCCCGGGCCGTGGCCCCCTGGAAGTCGCGGGCCGCGTCGGCGGCGCGGCGGTCGGCCTCGGCCAGACGGCGCTCGGCCTGCTCCACATCGCTCCTGAGCCGGGCTGCCTCGCGCTCGGCATCGGTGAGCAGGGCCGCTTCATTGCTGTTCTTCCTGAATTCCTCGGTCCGTTCGGCAATGGCCGTTTCCAGGTTGGCGCGGAAGCCTTCAAGGGTGTCCAGGGCGGTGGCGGTCCGTTTGAGGGCCGTGCCCGCGAACCCGGCCACGGAGGCCATGACCGAGGAGAGTCCCAGAACGGCGCTGTTCACCTCTTTCAGCCAGGAGAGCACCTCTGTCCGCCCCAGGATGTCCCGGAACCAGACCACGCTGACCGGCGCCGCAACGAGGACCAGGGCCAGGGCCGCCAGCCACCGGGGACGGCCGAGCATGGCCACGGCGTTCCGCCCCAGGGTCCGGGCCCGTCCGGCCTGGGTGGCGGTTTCCTGGAGCACTTCGCTCAACTGCCGGGCCGAAGCGGAGAGTTCCGGCACTCCCAGGGCCTTGCCGGCGCGGTCGATGGTCTCGCGCGTCTCCGGGTCCCTGCCCAGGGTCGCGCCCACGGCGGTCCAGAATTCGCCTGTCGTTGCCACGGCCTGGCGGGCCAGGGCCGTCTCGAATCGGGCCCGGACGGTTTTAAGGTTTTCTTCGGCCTCCTGGCGCTGGCGGCGGCGGAGCACCAGTTCGTCCATGGCCTCCAGCCTGAGGGTGCGGGAGGTGGAGAGGTGGTCGAAGAGGAGGTCCACGGTCTCGTTGGGGTTTTCGGGGCGTTCCT of Geobacter anodireducens contains these proteins:
- a CDS encoding cytochrome C biogenesis protein ResC encodes the protein MADQASVYVAMNWLAVCCYVAATVLNASGIIFRKAVVERRSYWPLWLGLALHSASLVYWWRVVGHGPYMAPSEVLLSDAWIAMVLFLGFQRAFPRIRPASLIVVPLVFLMVALANFYNPGIRSLPPTFSSIWLVLHISFYKIALGALIIALAFSIFYLLKARPTPPDWLKRLPDLEDLDLHAYRFAGFGFIFWAIGMLAGSIWAYRSWGRYWGWDPVETWSLMTWLIFGTYLHLRRFFRMSGRMAAWFFIFGFAVAVVAQFASSHMGTSIHSEYFQ
- a CDS encoding molecular chaperone encodes the protein MTWVILVLAGLLEVGWAIGLKFTEGFTRLWPTVLTVLAMVASFWLLEIAMRTLPVGTAYSVWVGVGAVGTVLLGIVLFGEPANPARLISVALIVAGIIGLKLSSPA
- a CDS encoding multidrug transporter, with product MHKWLYLLVAIISEVAGTSALKSAEGFTRLWPSCVVVAGYASAFYFLSLTLKSIPVGIAYAIWSGLGTALVAVVAWAFMGQRLDLPAVFGILLIIAGVLVLNLCSTSATH